In the Flavobacteriales bacterium genome, AGCAGCAGTTATCGCAGCAGTTCCAATCAGAATTTCCGCGTTCTGGCTGGATACATTTTTGGTGGAAACGAGAAGAGTCAATCCATAGCCATGACTGCGCCCGTTCATATGGCGTTCAACGAATCGGGTTCACAGATGAGTTTTGTGATGCCTGCTGATATGAAGATGGAAGAACTTCCAGCACCGAAAGACCGAAGCGTGAAATTCTCTGAAGTAGGAGAGAAGTACGTGGTAGCTATTCGTTTTGGTGGTTGGGCCAGTGATGATAAAATCGCTGAAAACGCTGATAAACTGGTTTCAACGCTTAAAACCATGGGCATCGAGATTCAATCCGAACCTTGGTACATGGGTTACAATCCCCCATTTCAACTCATCAACAGAAGGAATGAGGTGGCGGTAGAGATCAACAGATCTGATGTGGATCTATTGAAGTTGCTGTAGGTAGCAGAAATTTTCTGTCCACCGAAAGAGTTGATTTGTAGTTTAGTGCTTTCGCAATAACTACGCCCATGGACTTCAGTGTAATCGATCTAATTACATTTATCTCTTTTGCT is a window encoding:
- a CDS encoding heme-binding protein gives rise to the protein MRIALIILVVVLLVFTAAQAYISMDMAKTEQQAYEVLWKNNQLEARYYPKAVMASVTDSSSSYRSSSNQNFRVLAGYIFGGNEKSQSIAMTAPVHMAFNESGSQMSFVMPADMKMEELPAPKDRSVKFSEVGEKYVVAIRFGGWASDDKIAENADKLVSTLKTMGIEIQSEPWYMGYNPPFQLINRRNEVAVEINRSDVDLLKLL